The Rhizophagus irregularis chromosome 27, complete sequence DNA window CTCATAACCGGAACTTGGTTTCTCATAACCGGAACTTGGTTTCTCATAATCGGAAGTTGGTTTCTCATAATCGGAAGTTGGTTTCTCATAACCGGAAGTTGGTTTTTCATAGCCAGTGTTATAACTACTGTGCTTGTGTTTGGGTTTTGGTTTTTCATATGGATCATAAGATGGAGGCGAATAGGATGATCCATAAGGATTATCGTGTGCTTCCGGTTCGGCATCAGGAAGAGGGgctgtaaaaaataaaccaatgaTTCACATAATAACTTAATTTCTACGTTTTTgttcttaaaatttaagttaattTAGTCATCATACTTACAGGCATTTATCATAAGAGCAGCCAAGATGGCGAAGAAAAGGGCAACGAgaaatttttgcatttttaacaGCTTTAAggtatttgattttttttaggtggtttgtttgtattttttatctttggAAGAATGAAGAAATGGAAAGCTTTCAATGGCCGTTTatatagttgatttttttattataaaaataatatctcTTCAAAAGcgcgttattattattacgcgACTACACTGCCacgattaaaaattaatatcaattgcgcaaaaaaaaaaaaatttaattctttttcttagaATTTGGCTGTgttcttcctttttttggtattttttatgatcgaagagatttaaaaaaacattgcgcCTAAAAATAACAGCCCAAAATTGATTTTACACAgtgataagaaatttttttaaccaataaattcCAATTTTACGAAACcatatagcaaaaaaaattcagatgaaaaaaaattttatttggaaatttgaCATTATCAAACATCAAACAATGTTATACTTGAACGGGAAACGGATTGCTCGGCTTGACAATGCCATAATAAGCCTAGTAAAAGATGAAAACACAACGATTGAACGGATTGAACGATTGACAAAGCCTGCACAGGCCACATTGAATCACTTGAACTCTCTCAATCGGTAATACAATTGATTTTCGGATGGGTTGCACTTTTGTTTATATCGTTTGCTTAATTGAATTTGCATAGTTTGTACTTTAGAACTTATTTACGATAACACTATGAATAATGTTCGAGCCGAAGTCTATGTTGTACGAACAGACCGAACAGACTTGACCAATCAAATCCAACTTCAAATCTACTGACCTattaacttataataataagccTACTTTATAATCTACTTAAATAGATGGCCCGAATCTTTAAGCCACTTGATCGATTGACATAGCCATACAAGCCATACAAGCCATAATTGCATAATTGttgtttttcaatttatatcGATCGATCGCGTTGATTATAATCACGTAACttatattagattttatatttCGCAGTGATTTCGCGTGGAATGTTTTACAATTGCAATGATTGCAATCTAAAAGATTAACTTGAATTTGGTCCGATGGATTATTATTGGTGTTTTCCAAAATAGCAGTCATCGTTaagatatatattaataatcttacagacatgtaaaataattatattacatacTGTCCTAATAAATTAGCTTTATTTATAAGTAAGTTAACTACCTGCGTCTCCGTCAAAATCATATGAAGGTAtgttttttgaattttttctatataaattatatagaatataCACATATacttgtaatattacaaatagcCCTACTATATGTGTTATATGTTAATGTGCAATGTCGTTCCAAACTGCTACACGCGCTACACGCgaaaatcataaaatcattCATTGAGTATACTGATCACGTGTAATTTTAACCAATGAAAATTTCTATAGTTTAAATAACGTGAACACCTGTACCGCTTATACGGCCTGTACGtcaccataaaaaaaaattgtggcTTAAgcacaaattatttttttctcacgctacgttttaaaaaaggaatgtttttactttttaacgttatatgttaaaattcaTACACGTTGTTTttaactattatataaatgaggcttataattgtatataaatattattaatctttttccttccttttattcttttcacTGTAATGTTCGTaatgtaaagattttttttttcctttctaaatatattatatatattcgcgaaaaaataaaaagaaaaaaaaatggaaattaaaaataatccaaTCACAttgtttttaacaaatttattaaccTTTCGATTTTAttgtaagtttttttatatacatatatattttattatattcattcaatcaattcttttttctttttttcctctATCTTCCTCTTCCTCAGTTAATCGAGATCCTAAATCAGAAACTGAACCATTCTTATCATCAAATAATCCTAATGATGAACCTGAAGAAGATCCGTGTGAAAATTGGGTTTCCAGCAGGTGTTATTACGATTTCTTAATACCTTCAAAAccaaagaagaagaagaaagttATTAATTCTCCCAAACaattatcttatattaaatataaagaattaaaacaaaagaaattattgcATTTAGATTTTTTGAAGGAGGGATTTTGTGATAAAGCAGATTATGATGTTCATTCAATCATAAGACAACTTAGATACGAACAAGAGATGAAGAAGTATAAAGATGATAGATGTGATGgtgaaaaagatgaagtgaATATTGTTATTATGGAAGATATTTAAGTGGACTTGGCGGCAGTGCAGTTAGCCGAgccacaataaataaattaataaatggcGATGTTTGATTGGaagaagaaatttaaatttattaaaattttgtaattaatattgaatagtgaataatctgaaattattttttgaaataaaaactgtacttttacaaaaagattttgatgttggaatttattacgtaatatttaatttcacgtgatcaaaattatttgtcTCCCGATGTATGAACAAAAGTGTATTATTCATACTGTGGAGACAAATTTGGTAGAATTCATACATAGCATCACACGCACGGAAAACtaacttaataaatattaggCAAACCATCCATTATTTACTATTCAATGTACTATGTAATAATTGTGAATATAAGGGAGTGTACCACcttcataaattattttattgaaattttacaccGGCATTATTTTAAACGtcataaaattacattttatacaaaaagaaTGTTACTAATTTGTAATTTGACAtcattaaattcaataaaaagtttCCCACTTCTTTTACTTGGTTATAAAACTCAGTGTCTTTTTTGATCTAAAATATCACTATATCactcatataaaataatatttaagtaatttaactCATCCGAACTTGGACGATTTTCGGGATTAGAATCTCAACACTTATTCATTAAATCGATGTAAAGTGCTGGTGTTTCTAACTCATCTAATTCCATTACATATATCTAGTGCTCCAAGAACTACCACGAATATAAATGATCTTAAGAAATTAACTTTCTTACTAGAATTCTTGATTCGGTGATATACGGACATCACCAAATACAGAATCTAGATAGTCTTCTATTTGATTTTGTTACCATTCCGACGGAAGGAGAGCTCGGTTTTTGCGTAGCTTATGTCATGTGTAatgaaaaagtattttttcagTATTTTCGGGTTGTTTCTGACTCCAGATATTCAAATGCaagtcaaatttatttttttagcgAGATCCGTTGTTTTAAGCACCACATTGGGAAGTCTCGTTAATTGTTGGAATAAGCAACTTCAAGTCCATATGATCTTGAACGAGGACATTGAGATAAGCCTGAAGTAATGGACAAAATTTGTACAAGTCCATTAGTGCCTTTAGTTCTTACGCTGAACAAATTGTCCGCACATCTATCCTTGGCTCAGTACTTAGTCCAAAAACTGTTgggttcattttttttgaggGGAGTTTTAATAAGTTTTAGCATCATATGTTAAAACTTTCAAACTGTTTTGGTATCATCTTTATATAGAGTACAGGAGCTTTTGCTAAAATAACGAACTCACGTGGAACATTCCaagaatttttcattaatagtaATTGTATAGGTATGATCACGAACAGTCGGATTAAATGATAGAATGTCGCATTCTTTAATTGATCGAATACTTCTAGTGATAACCAATCCTGcattccatttttaaattGTGCATGAGCAATAACAACACGCATTCCGTTCATATGCTCGCACTAAaaggtaagattttttaaaaattctaacttGAGACATTCAAttatcagaattttatttaacaatgtCTCGTATGTATTCATCAACAACTAAGAGgagttttttgttaaatagaCTTGAGAAGATTGTTGAAacgcatttatttattacatcagaaattaattgtttaacGGACGTCAAATATCTTTCATTAAGTTGCAAAAAAGCACCTACGTATCTCCATTTGTGCATCAATCTCTTTGCAAGTTATTAGTGAGACGCATCAGCAAAAACAAAACGTTAGCCAGTTATTAGCAAATGCCATACCAGGCGATGTACGCCAACTGAACCaacaatattcttttaattaaatgcacTAACAAAGTTCTCTCCAAGATACATCATCAGTGGTACAACTTTCAGCGGTTTTCTGTTACAGAGTTTCTTTTTAACAAGACCTGCAATGGTGATtgactatttaataaaaacagataaataattttactggCAATTGTTAAACTGGCTGTCAAGCCGAAGAGTAGACATGTGAAGCAATACCGTTTTGACTGGAAGTCGAAGAGTGAAATAAGATTGTTGAGAATCCGCTAAAAGTATATGGTAAAATGCTTGATTGAGGTCTATAGAAATCATATAGTCGCTCCGTCTTATTATTGATTTCACCAAGCTTATGCTTTCAATCGGAAACTGATCTGAAATCTCCTGTTTTTTTCAGTACGTACCATAAAAACGTTCGATGTAAAGTAGTAGGTCCAGTTCTCGTATTGCGCCAGAATCTAGCAGCTTTTGAATCTCTTGATTGGATTCCGTATTTCTGCAGCCCTTATGAAAGATAAGAATTACCTTTAACGGTGGTGGTTTTGCCACTCTGGGAAGTATTCTTGGGACACAATATCGGTGATCCAGGTTTTCCGAAATTTTGATCAAGAACCACCACAAATTTGAGAATTATTCCTGGACAACTAGTACTACAATTTCTGAGCCTAAATGTCGTCCTACACCACCATCATAAGAATCTCCACAAAAACATTGAACTCTTGCTTCTAATCCAGCGTACTTTCACGACAATAATCTATACATTCATTAACCGTCATTGTTTCAAGTGAATCCACCGTTGTTTGAAGAGCTGCAGTCCAGCAATTTTTCTAGCGATCTGATTGAGGAGCTTTCCGATTGCTGTTGTTTGTCTTTCCGTGAATTATTGCTACGATTCTTTCCATTATATCCAGACGATTTCTAGAGTAGTTTATAGTTAATGTTAGTTGTTTGATTCCGTTTAAAATCGCTATCAAAAAGTTATGCGTCACGATCGTGTTGATTACCTTGCGATTCAACAAAATTGACGGCTACTGAAAAAGCTACCAGACAAGAACAATGGGTATTTTGACGAGTAAACAGTGCAACCCAGCTTaccattaatttaattaacttgATCAGGTGTGTCTCCTGGAAACAGTCTTCTGTATTTTTTGGCAAATCCTGGAAGTAATTTTCATAGGTCGAAGTGATCTGGTTTACATGAAgtttatactattaaatttgGTAGAAACCTGTCCAATTTCCATGGTGTAGGCCAGATTTCAATGAAGTTTCCCGTTTTTGTggaaattttatgaaaatattatgcAAATTGGACAAGTTTCAATCACGTACACCAAGGTGTCCATAGTGGAAACCATACCACTTCGACCAGTGTTtaacaatttttcttttcgtatatataattttctttaataattttttattccgaagaaaacttgttttatttatgattttgcggattaatttgataataatctaattcatttaaattctttGGGTATCGATATCATTACATAAATCATGAAAGATACAATATAAGCGGAGAAATTTTTCGGGAGAAAACGAGTTGTCTCGTGAAAAACCGAGttcaagtattttatttttagaccTCGGGCTCAGATTTCTTATTTTAGGCCTTGTGGTACAGCTGATTATATTACGCATTTCCGCCACGTTAATCTTTTTCGCATAAcatttttctcttttctccaagttaatattttttcgttcAACAACATTAAACCAAGCTTTTACATAgtgttaaaattttctattatctagagtttataattttattaacgcgtatgtgttttattatttcatggCATAATTCGAATACGTGAATGATGTTCAACAGATATGAGAATGCTCacttattgatttttatcatttagCTTATATATTTGTTGTGTTATATATCATGTAGACACCTTGATGTGTAGAAAGATTTATTGTGGGTGATAGTTTTAACACTTTAAAGGGGAATTTGTCAATAAGAAGTCTTGTTTAACGATGAAAGTACTAGCGTCAATAGTATTGATAtcctttttaaatattcactGTTGCGATCTTCAAAGACTGTCTCATTAAGAAAGGACTTGCTAATAGCCCGAATATCTGGAAGAGAAGATTGAAGATATCATTAAATGAAGCGAATAGTGGAAAATACTTAAGAGATATCTACTGAAATAGATATTAAACATGAACTTAATGAGTCCGGTAATAATTTTCCTGAAAAACATCCAGAAGGTATTCACGCATCATCGTGCAAACTCGCCACAAGTGTTTTCAAATGTTTACTTCACGAACAAGGAGTTTCAGGCTTTTGATTAACTAGCTTGTATCTCTGTTCATTCTTCAAAAGAGCATGCTTCTGGCACGAAGATCTTAGTACGTTGATATACGTTGATAGAACGTCTTGGCTGACTAAACTTGATCTAAATTGCGATCAATACTTAGTATCaagatttcaaaaatttaaaaatcaatgatTCTTTTTATGATTGAATCTTTCTTGGCTCAacataatttctttaagaattCATGCATGAAAATCCACCAAAATATAATGTTGAGGGAGCAATGATGGTGTGGAATGGAACTTATCTTCAGCTCGCTTGACATCCCTTTGTTAACATCTAATGGGAGATCGGAAAcatcaaaaaaagatttaatccATGTATAACAATTGATTGGGGAGAAATATTATATCACGATCACAAACGACGTGTCACTCatgaattaattcaaaaactagccgataatgatgatgatgggtCAATTCTTGTAGATGAATGTCACGAAAGAGAACTTAAAGtttgcaaattttattcaaacaTTGAAATGAAAGAGTCTTGATGAGTGAAACACTGGGTTTACGTTTTACGGCACGGTTTGGCTGTTATGGCATGTAAATGAATAACAAACTACTAAATCGTGCTTGTTCAACATGAAATCGAGGTGTTGAAATTCAATCTTGAATCTTAGGGGCTcattgaaaagaaattaaagaagttCTTAAACGAATTCtcttaatatttgatatatatatcaaaGTTAATCTTAATTagtataatagaaaataatgaaatgtaTGTCAGGTATATGAAATGACcaatgaaattttgaaaatgactCTTTGTCATGACGAATTTGATGTAGTTCtattagtttttaataatttatgaataataaagtatatttttgtGTTGAACgaaatctaaaattttgatCTTGCATTTTTATAGTTCGGACAATGAATGAATTTGGTATATAATGCAAATTAGATTAAGAGAAAATAAGTCATGCAATCAAGAAGAAATAAGCATATCGCTTCCATCTA harbors:
- a CDS encoding uncharacterized protein (SECRETED:cutsite_INA-SP; SECRETED:prob_0.8319); SECRETED:SignalP(1-20), encoding MQKFLVALFFAILAALMINASPLPDAEPEAHDNPYGSSYSPPSYDPYEKPKPKHKHSSYNTGYEKPTSGYEKPTSDYEKPTSDYEKPSSGYEKPSSGYEKPSSGYEKPSSGYEKPSSGYEKPTSDYEKPSPYS